From one Lolium rigidum isolate FL_2022 chromosome 4, APGP_CSIRO_Lrig_0.1, whole genome shotgun sequence genomic stretch:
- the LOC124650195 gene encoding subtilisin-like protease SBT3.11 — translation MKAESPRHLLRNPSLLILILLAAAATSPLAQIAMAAEPEQTPAAQDAAVHIVYVDRPEGADAEEFHIRTLAPVLGSEEKAKDAVLYHYKHAASGFSAKLTPAQVEDLKKQPCVLQVTPSQTYQLHGSEGGHAGTTRTMGLM, via the exons ATGAAGGCCGAATCCCCGCGTCATCTTCTCCGCAACCCATCTCtgctcatcctcatcctcctcgcaGCAGCAGCAACTTCCCCCCTCGCCCAGATCGCCATGGCGGCCGAGCCGGAGCAGACGCCCGCGGCGCAGGACGCGGCCGTGCACATCGTGTACGTGGACCGCCCCGAGGGCGCCGACGCCGAGGAGTTCCACATCCGCACCCTCGCCCCCGTCCTCGGCAG CGAGGAGAAGGCCAAGGACGCGGTCCTCTACCACTACAAGCACGCCGCCAGCGGATTCTCCGCGAAGCTCACCCCCGCGCAGGTCGAGGACCTCAAGA AGCAACCCTGTGTTCTTCAGGTCACCCCGAGCCAGACCTACCAGCTCCATGGATCCGAGGGCGGACATGCCGGCACCACGCGCACCATGGGCCTCATGTGA
- the LOC124707474 gene encoding embryogenesis-associated protein EMB8-like, translating to MATGESVGELLLRAAALVPPAHYAAAALVLASAFLYRFLELHVLGDLLRGFRGGRVALTFHPDSQLYRRVASKCRSLHGRYLATPWLASPHLQTLFLGFGARSPSFTYRRQLYTVRDGGTIALDWLLASDCEVPDDGSCDGTVPDDDSTPIVIVVPGLTSDSTAAYVKHLVFSMASEGWNVVVGNHRGLGGISITSDCFYNGGWTEDIREVVNYLHQKYPEAPLFAVGASLGANILVKYLGEEGENTPVAGAASICSPWDLLVTSRFISRTLVQRCYDKALAIGLKGYAKLHQPVLARLANWEAITTSRSTREFDHHATCVVAKYETVDTFYRKCSSVNYIGTVSVPLLCISALDDPLCTREAIPWDECKANKNVVLATTPNGGHVAFFQGITARRLWWVKSVSEFLTALHDSPCMHQQKTQEHVVQSSLESSIDKGPYVNLLEDGMVAAVTNEDTNIHDSLVNKSETEHSNRVTKMLQDDCHSAITNTSSSEDNTTHSQSCVRSQEQREELSTDKIQDAIAPVKKSMNQLIRSQGRSLWWLAYIAVVTSWPLLSILYGKKFRNSLLAKWLRS from the exons ATGGCGACCGGCGAGTCTGTCGGTGAGCTTCTCCTCCGCGCGGCGGCGCTGGTGCCGCCTGCGCACTACGCGGCCGCCGCCCTCGTCCTCGCCTCCGCCTTCCTCTACCGCTTCCTGGAGCTCCACGTCCTCGGCGACCTGCTCCGCGGCTTCCGCGGCGGACGCGTCGCCCTCACCTTCCACCCCGACTCCCAACTCTACCGCCGCGTCGCCTCCAAGTGCCGCTCCCTCCACGGCAG ATACCTGGCGACGCCGTGGCTGGCGAGCCCTCATCTGCAGACGCTGTTCCTGGGTTTCGGGGCGAGATCGCCGTCGTTCACGTACAGAAG GCAGCTATACACAGTTCGTGATGGTGGAACCATCGCCTTGGATTGGTTACTGGCCTCTGACTGTGAAG TTCCTGATGATGGTTCTTGTGACGGAACTGTTCCTGATGATGATTCAACGCCCATTGTTATTGTGGTGCCTGGATTAACTAGTGATTCTACCGCTGCT TACGTGAAACACTTGGTCTTTTCTATGGCGAGCGAAGGATGGAACGTTGTTGTAGGCAATCACAGGGGTCTGGGTGGCATCTCCATAACA TCCGATTGCTTTTACAATGGTGGATGGACAGAAGATATTCGTGAAGTTGTTAATTACCTTCATCAAAAGTATCCGGAGGCTCCACTATTCGCTGTTGGGGCAAGCTTAGGTGCCAATATTCTG GTTAAGTATCTTGGAGAGGAGGGTGAGAATACTCCTGTGGCTGGTGCTGCATCTATTTGTTCACCCTGGGATCTACTG GTGACTAGCAGATTTATTTCTCGCACGCTAGTACAACGTTGCTATGATAAAGCCCTCGCAATTGGTCTCAAAGGATATGCAAAACT CCATCAACCAGTCCTGGCACGACTTGCAAACTGGGAAGCTATTACGACG TCACGCTCTACCCGGGAATTCGACCATCATGCCACTTGTGTTGTTGCAAAGTATGAG ACAGTGGACACATTCTACCGAAAGTGCAGCAGTGTGAACTATATTGGTACTGTGTCTGTTCCGTTGCTTTGTATCAGTGCTTTAGATGACCCACTTTGCACACGGGAGGCCATTCCCTGGGATGAATGCAA GGCAAACAAAAATGTTGTTTTAGCAACTACACCTAATGGCGGTCATGTCGCGTTTTTTCAAGGCATAACTGCTAGAAGACTATG GTGGGTGAAATCTGTTTCCGAGTTTCTGACTGCTCTACATGATAGTCCCTGCATGCATCAACAAAAG ACTCAAGAACATGTAGTGCAGTCTTCATTGGAATCATCCATCGATAAGGGACCATATGTTAATCTCTTGGAAGATGGAATGGTAGCTGCAGTAACAAATGAGGATACCAACATTCATGACTCCTTGGTTAACAAGAGTGAAACGGAGCACAGTAACCGGGTCACCAAAATGTTGCAAGACGATTGTCATAGTGCGATAACGAATACAAGCAGCTCAGAAGATAACACAACACATTCCCAAAGCTGTGTAAGGTCGCAAGAGCAGCGAGAAGAGCTCTCCACAGATAAAATCCAAGATGCCATTGCTCCGGTTAAGAAATCCATGAACCAGCTCATTCGATCCCAGGGAAGGTCACTCTGGTGGCTTGCTTACATTGCAGTGGTAACATCTTGGCCGTTGCTCAGTATCTTGTATGGGAAAAAGTTTAGGAATTCTTTACTAGCAAAGTGGTTAAGAAGCTAA
- the LOC124650194 gene encoding transmembrane protein 18-like isoform X1 — protein sequence MEEVQAAVTAHLDQVSGLVQALSSELRSGIGPAADSLRGFVRAVDWTEPWLMGLMAFHASLLLTAVGLRRHANLQFFLLFLAYSGVYLAQKINIYLAEHWKSFASQNYFDRAGVFISVVWSGPLIFISIVSVVSSLITLCQLMIKLKRAELRHRVRLARDKQE from the exons ATGGAGGAGGTGCAGGCCGCCGTGACGGCGCACCTGGACCAGGTGTCGGGCCTCGTCCAGGCGCTCTCGTCCGAGCTCCGCAGCGGGATCGGCCCCGCCGCCGACAGCCTGCGCGGCTTCGTCCGCGCCGTCGACTGGACG GAACCATGGCTGATGGGCTTGATGGCATTCCACGCGAGCCTGCTGCTGACGGCCGTCGGGCTGAGGAGGCATGCCAACCTACAGTTCTTCTTGCTGTTTCTTGCTT ATTCGGGAGTGTATCTAGCTCAAAAGATAAACATCTACCTAGCAGAGCACTGGAAGAGCTTTGCCAGCCAGAATTACTTTGACCGTGCTGGAGTTTTCATCTCTGTTGTTTGGTCTGGCCCCCTTATCTTCATATCTATTGTCTCCGTG GTTAGCTCCCTCATCACATTATGTCAGTTAATGATAAAATTGAAGAGAGCAGAACTAAGGCATCGGGTTCGGCTTGCTCGTGACAAGCAGGAATGA
- the LOC124650194 gene encoding transmembrane protein 18-like isoform X2 — MEEVQAAVTAHLDQVSGLVQALSSELRSGIGPAADSLRGFVRAVDWTEPWLMGLMAFHASLLLTAVGLRRHANLQFFLLFLAYSGVYLAQKINIYLAEHWKSFASQNYFDRAGVFISVVCFVYVRNHSDHSRLAPSSHYVS, encoded by the exons ATGGAGGAGGTGCAGGCCGCCGTGACGGCGCACCTGGACCAGGTGTCGGGCCTCGTCCAGGCGCTCTCGTCCGAGCTCCGCAGCGGGATCGGCCCCGCCGCCGACAGCCTGCGCGGCTTCGTCCGCGCCGTCGACTGGACG GAACCATGGCTGATGGGCTTGATGGCATTCCACGCGAGCCTGCTGCTGACGGCCGTCGGGCTGAGGAGGCATGCCAACCTACAGTTCTTCTTGCTGTTTCTTGCTT ATTCGGGAGTGTATCTAGCTCAAAAGATAAACATCTACCTAGCAGAGCACTGGAAGAGCTTTGCCAGCCAGAATTACTTTGACCGTGCTGGAGTTTTCATCTCTGTTGTTTG TTTTGTTTACGTTCGAAACCATTCTGATCATTCCAGGTTAGCTCCCTCATCACATTATGTCAGTTAA